Proteins from a genomic interval of Ictalurus furcatus strain D&B chromosome 2, Billie_1.0, whole genome shotgun sequence:
- the asphd1 gene encoding aspartate beta-hydroxylase domain-containing protein 2, with translation MSWSLDLLPLPPCVELGGPPLSGLLWTLLLLFLWYCYRVGADPPSCSSGSAHSALSRSSSCSPVEHGHSTPKPSPAIAVESGEEEEAKSYLMPVLSHAPFPAQAAAGSRKLYTALQEYAKRYSWAGMGRIHKGLRIQTRMNDRSTIQKPHLFYLPDVPSIPFFPRDAHRHDIEILEASYPIILAEFQAVFKRGIDTKLGWIFQGPKGQALFPLYNTGVCVASNCRACPCTYRTLLSLRTFISSNSLGSAGFWLLGPGASLGGTYGPTNTRLRCHLGLQTPSQCELVVGGEPQCWSEGHCLLVDDSFLHTISHNGGAEDGPRVIFSVDLWHPNVAAAERQALDYIFSPEQ, from the exons ATGTCTTGGTCTCTGGACCTGCTCCCTCTGCCTCCTTGTGTGGAACTGGGTGGGCCTCCCCTGAGTGGCCTTCTGTGGactctgctgctgctttttctCTGGTATTGCTACCGTGTTGGCGCCGACCCTCCATCCTGCTCATCTGGCTCGGCTCACTCTGCTTTATCTCGCTCCTCCAGCTGCTCTCCAGTTGAGCATGGTCATTCCACCCCGAAACCTTCCCCTGCAATCGCTGTGGAGAGCGGGGAGGAAGAAGAAGCAAAGAGTTACCTGATGCCGGTGTTGAGCCATGCCCCATTTCCTGCTCAAGCAGCAGCAGGAAGCAGGAAGTTGTACACAGCACTGCAGGAGTATGCCAAGCGTTACAGTTGGGCCGGCATGGGCCGCATCCACAAGGGCCTGCGCATCCAG acTAGGATGAATGATCGCTCCACCATTCAGAAGCCCCACCTCTTCTACCTTCCCGATGTTCCGAGCATCCCTTTCTTCCCTCGGGATGCTCATCGCCATGACATCGAGATCCTGGAGGCCAGCTACCCTATAATCCTTGCTGAATTCCAGGCTGTCTTCAAGAGAGGCATTGACACAAAGCTGGGCTGGATATTCCAAGGACCTAAG GGTCAGGCACTGTTTCCACTCTACAacactggagtgtgtgtggcaAGTAATTGCCGCGCGTGTCCATGTACGTACCGTACTCTCCTCTCCCTGAGAACTTTCATCAGCAGTAACTCCCTTGGCTCAGCAGGTTTCTGGCTTTTGGGCCCTGGGGCCTCACTAGGGGGAACTTATGGGCCCACCAACACACGTCTCCGGTGCCATCTGG GTCTCCAGACTCCTTCACAGTGTGAACTGGTGGTAGGGGGTGAGCCTCAGTGCTGGTCTGAGGGACACTGCCTCCTAGTGGATGACTCTTTCCTGCACACCATCTCGCACAATG GTGGCGCTGAAGACGGTCCGAGGGTGATTTTCAGTGTTGATCTGTGGCACCCAAATGTTGCAGCAGCAGAAAGACAGGCTCTGGACTACATCTTCAGTCCTGAACAGTAA
- the sez6l2 gene encoding seizure protein 6 homolog isoform X1 translates to MVSTVLAVTLCVTLMHIHVTTGAAFLTPDSEAPPTMTSNPRLLGELIHAALMSKKYLGQSSGNIGTTTNPTQAVPSVEPAFTVIPPGVLTTAMTSSTAPQSVQSGGKGGITSPPAEEETTTTLITTTTITTVHTPVQCNASLTGIEGIVESPDQLSSSVPFSPLECTYSITVYPGYGVEIQVKKVNLSKEESLTILGLDGSVPELLANETMITEGQVIRSTTNQVQIHYRSLKQTNHGIFTLHYQAFLLSCPFPLSPEGGGVTVTDIHPGGQAHFHCDPSFQVRGHEIATCLNSTRPHWSTPEPQCIAVSCGGWIRNATVGRILSPTVPSSSNLSNSNLSCHWLLEAKEGHRLHLHFERMALDEDNDKLIVRSGNNSNTPLLFDSDLDDVPERGIVSEGSSLYLELTADSSTIPLLMALRYEAFDGEHCYEPYVPHGNFSSSDITFPIGTTVTFSCSPGFVMEQGSGVMECVDPSDPHWNESEPVCKALCGGELTDATGTVLSPDWPQSYSKGQDCVWQIHVSEDKRIELDVQILNIRHNDILTIFDGHDLMSHVIGQYLGSRERFRVVSGGSEVTIQFQSDPDDSTFILSQGFLIHYREVEPNDTCPTLPPIEFGWSSSSHVSLVRGSVITYQCQPGYDIVGSDIITCQWDLSWSNSPPTCVKIQQCPDPGEVVNGARSVHPELGFAVGTVVRFTCNQGYQLEGPSQISCHGRDTGMPKWSDRSPKCVLKYDPCPNPGVPDNGYQTLYKHSYQAGETLRFFCYEGYELIGEVIINCVPGHPSQWNSPPPFCKVAYEELLEDHKLEVSQSLEASHQMLSENIALAIILPIILVILLIAGIYMYYTNVCRLQWKPLFWKSLSHTHSYSPITVESDFNNPLYEAGDTREYEVSI, encoded by the exons ATGGTGTCCACAGTTCTTGCTGTGACACTGTGTGTCACACTCATGCACATTCATGTGACTACAG GTGCAGCCTTTCTCACTCCCGATTCTGAGGCTCCTCCCACTATGACTTCTAATCCCCGCCTCCTGGGTGAGTTGATCCATGCTGCGCTGATGAGTAAGAAGTATCTTGGCCAGTCCTCTGGCAACATAG GCACAACTACTAACCCGACCCAGGCTGTCCCGTCTGTTGAACCTGCCTTCACAGTAATACCACCAGGTGTTCTCACTACTGCCATGACCTCTTCAACTGCCCCCCAATCTGTCCAATCAGGAGGGAAGGGCGGTATAACATCACCACCGGCAGAGGAGGAGACAACAACGACTTTGATCACCaccacaacaataacaacagttCACACACCag TGCAGTGTAATGCTAGCCTGACAGGCATAGAGGGAATAGTGGAGTCTCCAGACCAGCTCTCCTCATCAGTTCCGTTTTCTCCACTGGAATGCACCTATAGCATCACTGTATATCCTGGATATGGGGTGGAAATACAG GTGAAGAAGGTGAACTTGTCCAAGGAGGAGTCTCTGACCATTCTGGGACTGGATGGCTCAGTACCTGAACTTTTAGCCAATGAGACAATGATCACTGAAGGTCAGGTGATACGCAGTACAACAAATCAGGTGCAGATTCACTACCGAAGCCTGAAGCAGACCAATCATGGCATTTTTACCCTTCACTACCAAG CGTTCCTCCTCTCCTgcccattccctctctctcctgagGGGGGTGgagtcactgtgactgacattCACCCTGGAGGTCAGGCTCACTTCCACTGTGACCCCAGCTTTCAGGTTAGAGGTCACGAAATCGCCACCTGTCTGAACTCCACCCGACCCCACTGGAGCACTCCTGAGCCTCAGTGTATTG CTGTGTCTTGTGGAGGATGGATCAGAAATGCTACGGTGGGCCGTATCCTCTCTCCCACTGTTCCCTCCAGCAGTAACCTTAGCAATAGCAACTTGAGCTGCCATTGGTTGCTTGAGGCTAAGGAGGGCCACCGTCTACACCTCCATTTTGAAAGGATGGCTTTGGATGAAGACAACGATAA ACTAATTGTCCGCAGTGGGAATAATTCCAACACACCCCTTCTTTTCGATTCGGATCTGGACGATGTTCCGGAGCGTGGGATTGTGAGCGAAGGATCATCTCTGTATCTGGAGCTAACAGCTGACTCTTCCACCATCCCTCTACTGATGGCACTTCGCTATGAgg CTTTTGATGGTGAGCACTGTTATGAACCCTACGTCCCTCATGGGAATTTTAGCAGCAGTGACATCACCTTCCCTATCGGTACGACGGTAACCTTCTCCTGCTCTCCTGGATTTGTCATGGAGCAAGGGTCAGGGGTCATGGAGTGTGTCGACCCCAGTGACCCCCACTGGAATGAGAGTGAGCCTGTGTGCAAAG CTCTATGTGGTGGGGAGCTGACAGATGCGACAGGAACTGTGCTGTCTCCTGATTGGCCACAGAGCTACTCCAAGGGGCAGGACTGTGTGTGGCAGATCCACGTTAGTGAGGACAAGAGGATTGAGCTGGATGTGcagat TTTGAACATTCGTCACAATGACATTCTCACCATCTTTGATGGGCATGACCTCATGTCCCATGTGATTGGTCAGTATTTGGGGTCACGGGAAAGGTTCCGGGTCGTGTCTGGTGGCTCAGAGGTCACTATTCAGTTTCAGAGTGACCCAGATGATTCCACCTTCATCCTGAGCCAAGGCTTCCTGATTCACTATCGAG AGGTAGAGCCTAATGACACATGCCCCACTTTGCCACCAATTGAATTTGGCTGGAGTAGCTCTTCCCATGTCTCACTTGTGAGGGGAAGTGTAATAACCTATCAGTGTCAACCTGGCTATGACATTGTGGGTTCTGACatcatcacctgtcagtgggaTCTTTCCTGGAGCAACAGTCCACCTACCTGTGTGAAGA TCCAGCAGTGTCCTGACCCAGGGGAGGTGGTGAATGGAGCACGCTCAGTGCACCCAGAGTTAGGCTTTGCAGTTGGAACAGTGGTGCGCTTTACCTGTAATCAAGGCTACCAGCTGGAGGGCCCTAGTCAGATCTCCTGCCATGGCAGAGACACTGGCATGCCAAAATGGAGTGACCGTAGCCCCAAATGTGTCc TGAAGTATGATCCATGCCCAAATCCTGGTGTGCCAGACAACGGTTACCAAACTCTATATAAACATAGCTACCAAGCCGGGGAAACTCTGCGCTTTTTCTGTTACGAAGGCTATGAGCTGATTGGAGAGGTCATCATCAACTGTGTCCCAGGACACCCCTCTCAGTGGAACAGCCCACCCCCTTTCTGCAAAG TGGCCTATGAAGAGTTGTTGGAAGATCACAAATTGGAAG TCTCTCAGTCATTAGAGGCCTCCCACCAAATGCTGAGTGAGAACATTGCATTGGCCATCATCCTGCCGATCATCCTGGTCATCCTTTTGATTGCTGGAATATACATGTACTACACTAA cgtgTGTAGGTTGCAGTGGAAGCCACTATTTTGGAAGtccctctcacacacccactcctACAGCCCAATTACGGTGGAGTCTGACTTTAATAACCCACTGTATGAAGCAGGG GACACAAGGGAGTATGAGGTGTCCATCTGA
- the sez6l2 gene encoding seizure protein 6 homolog isoform X2: MVSTVLAVTLCVTLMHIHVTTGAAFLTPDSEAPPTMTSNPRLLGTTTNPTQAVPSVEPAFTVIPPGVLTTAMTSSTAPQSVQSGGKGGITSPPAEEETTTTLITTTTITTVHTPVQCNASLTGIEGIVESPDQLSSSVPFSPLECTYSITVYPGYGVEIQVKKVNLSKEESLTILGLDGSVPELLANETMITEGQVIRSTTNQVQIHYRSLKQTNHGIFTLHYQAFLLSCPFPLSPEGGGVTVTDIHPGGQAHFHCDPSFQVRGHEIATCLNSTRPHWSTPEPQCIAVSCGGWIRNATVGRILSPTVPSSSNLSNSNLSCHWLLEAKEGHRLHLHFERMALDEDNDKLIVRSGNNSNTPLLFDSDLDDVPERGIVSEGSSLYLELTADSSTIPLLMALRYEAFDGEHCYEPYVPHGNFSSSDITFPIGTTVTFSCSPGFVMEQGSGVMECVDPSDPHWNESEPVCKALCGGELTDATGTVLSPDWPQSYSKGQDCVWQIHVSEDKRIELDVQILNIRHNDILTIFDGHDLMSHVIGQYLGSRERFRVVSGGSEVTIQFQSDPDDSTFILSQGFLIHYREVEPNDTCPTLPPIEFGWSSSSHVSLVRGSVITYQCQPGYDIVGSDIITCQWDLSWSNSPPTCVKIQQCPDPGEVVNGARSVHPELGFAVGTVVRFTCNQGYQLEGPSQISCHGRDTGMPKWSDRSPKCVLKYDPCPNPGVPDNGYQTLYKHSYQAGETLRFFCYEGYELIGEVIINCVPGHPSQWNSPPPFCKVAYEELLEDHKLEVSQSLEASHQMLSENIALAIILPIILVILLIAGIYMYYTNVCRLQWKPLFWKSLSHTHSYSPITVESDFNNPLYEAGDTREYEVSI; encoded by the exons ATGGTGTCCACAGTTCTTGCTGTGACACTGTGTGTCACACTCATGCACATTCATGTGACTACAG GTGCAGCCTTTCTCACTCCCGATTCTGAGGCTCCTCCCACTATGACTTCTAATCCCCGCCTCCTGG GCACAACTACTAACCCGACCCAGGCTGTCCCGTCTGTTGAACCTGCCTTCACAGTAATACCACCAGGTGTTCTCACTACTGCCATGACCTCTTCAACTGCCCCCCAATCTGTCCAATCAGGAGGGAAGGGCGGTATAACATCACCACCGGCAGAGGAGGAGACAACAACGACTTTGATCACCaccacaacaataacaacagttCACACACCag TGCAGTGTAATGCTAGCCTGACAGGCATAGAGGGAATAGTGGAGTCTCCAGACCAGCTCTCCTCATCAGTTCCGTTTTCTCCACTGGAATGCACCTATAGCATCACTGTATATCCTGGATATGGGGTGGAAATACAG GTGAAGAAGGTGAACTTGTCCAAGGAGGAGTCTCTGACCATTCTGGGACTGGATGGCTCAGTACCTGAACTTTTAGCCAATGAGACAATGATCACTGAAGGTCAGGTGATACGCAGTACAACAAATCAGGTGCAGATTCACTACCGAAGCCTGAAGCAGACCAATCATGGCATTTTTACCCTTCACTACCAAG CGTTCCTCCTCTCCTgcccattccctctctctcctgagGGGGGTGgagtcactgtgactgacattCACCCTGGAGGTCAGGCTCACTTCCACTGTGACCCCAGCTTTCAGGTTAGAGGTCACGAAATCGCCACCTGTCTGAACTCCACCCGACCCCACTGGAGCACTCCTGAGCCTCAGTGTATTG CTGTGTCTTGTGGAGGATGGATCAGAAATGCTACGGTGGGCCGTATCCTCTCTCCCACTGTTCCCTCCAGCAGTAACCTTAGCAATAGCAACTTGAGCTGCCATTGGTTGCTTGAGGCTAAGGAGGGCCACCGTCTACACCTCCATTTTGAAAGGATGGCTTTGGATGAAGACAACGATAA ACTAATTGTCCGCAGTGGGAATAATTCCAACACACCCCTTCTTTTCGATTCGGATCTGGACGATGTTCCGGAGCGTGGGATTGTGAGCGAAGGATCATCTCTGTATCTGGAGCTAACAGCTGACTCTTCCACCATCCCTCTACTGATGGCACTTCGCTATGAgg CTTTTGATGGTGAGCACTGTTATGAACCCTACGTCCCTCATGGGAATTTTAGCAGCAGTGACATCACCTTCCCTATCGGTACGACGGTAACCTTCTCCTGCTCTCCTGGATTTGTCATGGAGCAAGGGTCAGGGGTCATGGAGTGTGTCGACCCCAGTGACCCCCACTGGAATGAGAGTGAGCCTGTGTGCAAAG CTCTATGTGGTGGGGAGCTGACAGATGCGACAGGAACTGTGCTGTCTCCTGATTGGCCACAGAGCTACTCCAAGGGGCAGGACTGTGTGTGGCAGATCCACGTTAGTGAGGACAAGAGGATTGAGCTGGATGTGcagat TTTGAACATTCGTCACAATGACATTCTCACCATCTTTGATGGGCATGACCTCATGTCCCATGTGATTGGTCAGTATTTGGGGTCACGGGAAAGGTTCCGGGTCGTGTCTGGTGGCTCAGAGGTCACTATTCAGTTTCAGAGTGACCCAGATGATTCCACCTTCATCCTGAGCCAAGGCTTCCTGATTCACTATCGAG AGGTAGAGCCTAATGACACATGCCCCACTTTGCCACCAATTGAATTTGGCTGGAGTAGCTCTTCCCATGTCTCACTTGTGAGGGGAAGTGTAATAACCTATCAGTGTCAACCTGGCTATGACATTGTGGGTTCTGACatcatcacctgtcagtgggaTCTTTCCTGGAGCAACAGTCCACCTACCTGTGTGAAGA TCCAGCAGTGTCCTGACCCAGGGGAGGTGGTGAATGGAGCACGCTCAGTGCACCCAGAGTTAGGCTTTGCAGTTGGAACAGTGGTGCGCTTTACCTGTAATCAAGGCTACCAGCTGGAGGGCCCTAGTCAGATCTCCTGCCATGGCAGAGACACTGGCATGCCAAAATGGAGTGACCGTAGCCCCAAATGTGTCc TGAAGTATGATCCATGCCCAAATCCTGGTGTGCCAGACAACGGTTACCAAACTCTATATAAACATAGCTACCAAGCCGGGGAAACTCTGCGCTTTTTCTGTTACGAAGGCTATGAGCTGATTGGAGAGGTCATCATCAACTGTGTCCCAGGACACCCCTCTCAGTGGAACAGCCCACCCCCTTTCTGCAAAG TGGCCTATGAAGAGTTGTTGGAAGATCACAAATTGGAAG TCTCTCAGTCATTAGAGGCCTCCCACCAAATGCTGAGTGAGAACATTGCATTGGCCATCATCCTGCCGATCATCCTGGTCATCCTTTTGATTGCTGGAATATACATGTACTACACTAA cgtgTGTAGGTTGCAGTGGAAGCCACTATTTTGGAAGtccctctcacacacccactcctACAGCCCAATTACGGTGGAGTCTGACTTTAATAACCCACTGTATGAAGCAGGG GACACAAGGGAGTATGAGGTGTCCATCTGA
- the kctd13 gene encoding BTB/POZ domain-containing adapter for CUL3-mediated RhoA degradation protein 1, translated as MSAEASGGNVVPDPSCAPPSPSHGVEKKVGPGLAGSKYVKLNVGGSLHYTTVQTLSKEDSLLRRICDGSVEVTIDSEGWVVLDRCGRHFSLVLNFLRDGTVPLPESQRELEEVLKEAQYYRLQGLIQHCLSTLQNRSEVYEGGCRIPMITSAKEEQRMIATCKKPVVKLQNNRGNNKYSYTSNSDDNLLKNIELFDKLGLRFNGRVLFMKDVLGDEICCWSFYGDGRKIAEVCCTSIVYATEKKQTKVEFPEARIFEETLNILIYENGRGSGHGGMGLLDSSGVSSPGVGQSEEDGAGVGGGDRRVRRIHVRRHIMHDERGHGQQTVYKD; from the exons ATGTCTGCTGAAGCTTCTGGTGGGAATGTGGTGCCGGATCCCAGCTGTGCCCCTCCGTCCCCCAGCCACGGTGTAGAGAAGAAGGTAGGACCAGGTCTGGCTGGCAGTAAGTATGTGAAGCTGAACGTTGGTGGATCCCTGCATTACACCACAGTCCAGACCCTCAGCAAAGAGGACAGCCTACTCAGGAGAATATGTGATGGCAGTGTGGAGGTGACCATCGATTCAgaag GGTGGGTGGTGTTGGACAGATGTGGACGCCATTTCTCCCTGGTGCTGAACTTCCTACGGGATGGCACAGTGCCACTTCctgagagccagagagagcTGGAGGAGGTACTGAAGGAGGCGCAGTACTACAGACTGCAGGGTCTCATCCAGCACTGCCTTTCCACACTGCAG AATCGCAGTGAGGTGTATGAGGGAGGCTGTCGCATCCCTATGATCACCTCTGCCAAGGAGGAACAGAGGATGATTGCCACCTGCAAGAAG CCTGTGGTGAAATTGCAGAATAATAGAGGGAACAATAAATATTCCTATACCAG TAATTCCGATGACAACTTGCTGAAGAACATTGAGCTATTTGATAAACTGGGGCTGCGATTTAATGGTAGAGTGCTTTTCATGAAGGACGTACTCGGAGACGAAATCTGCTGCTGGTCCTTCTATGGAGATGGACGCAAGATCGCTGAGGTTTGCTGTACCTCCATCGTTTATGccactgaaaagaaacagacCAAA GTTGAGTTCCCAGAAGCTCGTATCTTTGAAGAAACCCTAAACATACTAATCTATGAGAATGGCCGGGGCTCTGGTCATGGAGGCATGGGTTTATTGGACTCGAGTGGTGTCTCATCTCCAGGTGTGGGTCAGTCAGAGGAAGATGGGGCTGGTGTGGGGGGTGGAGACAGACGTGTGAGGAGGATCCATGTACGGAGACATATTATGCATGACGAGAGGGGGCACGGACAGCAGACTGTGTACAAGGACTGA